One region of Eupeodes corollae chromosome 1, idEupCoro1.1, whole genome shotgun sequence genomic DNA includes:
- the LOC129953997 gene encoding thrombospondin type-1 domain-containing protein 4 isoform X3 — translation MVAWLADYSSAMHMMRFAAIQSSGVITGLSANSGTVSCGGLICRSITGIFTRNPLPEDAYVHVATIPAGASNISITELKNSINLLVLRTTSTEQKYLFNGDNTESSNGAYDAAGAVFDYRRIDGLQDGEGVTEWITCTGPIREMLELMVYSRDVNPGIKYEYLLPIGSDSEENEVSVESDMNMKSGNEADAVPGRPTRKRKFNWKVVGFSPCSKSCGGGTQIPVIRCARENPTRYFSQRRCSHSEKPVLNENLLRCNTQPCPAFWRLEEWGDCKCQQGEGIRQREIGCVQELATGIVIQVNNVACLEEEPQTKKPCDCPKMSRRRNHHRHRLYNGRLQNPLSGNLTVPNNQKVIVADKDKAGIWLFSDWNNHCSASCGPGIEYRSIYCDRSKSNTERCDFRFTPDTTRPCENEIECVMGEWFAGPWSNCTGSCFNLTKSRQVLCIQNQLIVDNEDCKAELKPESTQKCSLGDVEYCSAKWHYSEWSECTKSCDGGTQRRSVKCLEVNETENTLTESIKCRYSKREPIYRSCNTFACSEPRVDLIQNDIAPTCIDEFNDCHLAVKAKLCSYEYYQQNCCYSCGAVPA, via the exons GCAATTCAAAGCAGTGGTGTAATAACTGGACTATCAGCCAATAGTGGCACTGTGAGCTGTGGGGGTTTAATTTGTCGATCTATAACTGGAATTTTCACCCGAAATCCATTGCCAGAAGATGCTTATGTTCACGTTGCAACAATTCCAGCAGGAGCTTCAAATATTTCTATTACTGAATTGAAAAATAGCATAAATTTGTTAG tgcTAAGGACTACAAGTACAGAGCAGAAGTACCTTTTTAATGGAGATAATACGGAATCTTCAAATGGAGCTTATGATGCAGCTGGAGCAGTGTTTGACTATCGAAGAATCGATGGTCTTCAAGACGGTGAGGGAGTAACAGAATGGATAACTTGCACAGGACCCATAAGGGAAATGTTAGAACTTATG GTCTATTCTAGAGATGTGAATCCTGGAATCAAGTACGAATACCTTTTGCCAATAGGCTCCGATTCCGAAGAAAATGAGGTTTCTGTGGAAAGCGATATGAATATGAAATCTGGCAACGAAGCAGACGCTGTACCCGGCCGTCCAACACGAAAGCGTAAATTTAATTGGAAAGTTGTGGGTTTCAGCCCATGCAGTAAGTCTTGTGGCGGTGGAACTCAAATACCTGTAATTCGATGCGCTCGCGAGAATCCAACTAGATATTTCTCACAACGTCGTTGTAGTCATTCAGAAAAGCCGGTTTTAAACGAGAATCTCCTACGATGTAACACCCAGCCGTGTCCGGCGTTTTGGAGATTGGAAGAATGGGGTGATTGCAAATGCCAACAGGGTGAAGGTATTCGACAACGCGAAATAGGTTGTGTTCAAGAATTGGCGACCGGTATAGTGATTCAAGTGAATAATGTTGCCTGTTTGGAGGAAGAACCACAAACTAAAAAACCTTGTGACTGTCCGAAAATGAGTCGACGAAGAAATCACCATCGGCACAGGCTATACAACGGTCGTCTTCAGAATCCATTATCAGGAAATTTGACGGTGCCAAATAACCAAAAAGTGATAGTTGCCGATAAAGACAAGGCCGGAATTTGGTTGTTCTCAGATTGGAATAATCATTGTTCGGCATCTTGTGGACCAGGAATTGAATACCGCTCAATCTATTGTGATCGCTCAAAATCGAATACTGAGAGATGTGACTTCAGATTTACACCTGATACAACTAGGCCCTGTGAAAACGAAATTGAGTGCGTGATGGGGGAATGGTTTGCTGGACCCTGGTCAAATTGCACTGGTAGCTGTTTTAATTTAACGAAATCTAGACAAGTGCTTTGTATACAAAATCAGCTCATAGTTGATAATGAGGATTGTAAGGCGGAACTTAAGCCTGAATCAACGCAGAAGTGCAGTCTTGGTGATGTTGAGTATTGTTCTGCCAAGTGGCATTATTCAGAGTGGAGTGAG TGTACAAAATCTTGCGATGGCGGAACTCAAAGACGCAGTGTGAAATGCCTTGAAGTCAACGAGACCGAAAATACCCTTACAGAATCCATTAAATGTCGTTACTCTAAAAGGGAGCCAATATATCGCAGTTGTAATACATTTGCATGCAGTG AGCCTCGAGTAGATCTCATACAAAATGACATTGCTCCAACGTGTATTGATGAATTCAATGACTGCCATCTGGCGGTAAAGGCCAAACTATGCAGCTACGaatattatcaacaaaattgttgttattcATGTGGAGCAGTACCAGCATAA
- the LOC129953997 gene encoding thrombospondin type-1 domain-containing protein 4 isoform X2 → MDFSKTMIVLILNRFIFVLLAIQSSGVITGLSANSGTVSCGGLICRSITGIFTRNPLPEDAYVHVATIPAGASNISITELKNSINLLVLRTTSTEQKYLFNGDNTESSNGAYDAAGAVFDYRRIDGLQDGEGVTEWITCTGPIREMLELMVYSRDVNPGIKYEYLLPIGSDSEENEVSVESDMNMKSGNEADAVPGRPTRKRKFNWKVVGFSPCSKSCGGGTQIPVIRCARENPTRYFSQRRCSHSEKPVLNENLLRCNTQPCPAFWRLEEWGDCKCQQGEGIRQREIGCVQELATGIVIQVNNVACLEEEPQTKKPCDCPKMSRRRNHHRHRLYNGRLQNPLSGNLTVPNNQKVIVADKDKAGIWLFSDWNNHCSASCGPGIEYRSIYCDRSKSNTERCDFRFTPDTTRPCENEIECVMGEWFAGPWSNCTGSCFNLTKSRQVLCIQNQLIVDNEDCKAELKPESTQKCSLGDVEYCSAKWHYSEWSECTKSCDGGTQRRSVKCLEVNETENTLTESIKCRYSKREPIYRSCNTFACSEPRVDLIQNDIAPTCIDEFNDCHLAVKAKLCSYEYYQQNCCYSCGAVPA, encoded by the exons atggatttttcgaaaacaatgattgtattaatattaaatcgatttatttttgtgCTGCTG GCAATTCAAAGCAGTGGTGTAATAACTGGACTATCAGCCAATAGTGGCACTGTGAGCTGTGGGGGTTTAATTTGTCGATCTATAACTGGAATTTTCACCCGAAATCCATTGCCAGAAGATGCTTATGTTCACGTTGCAACAATTCCAGCAGGAGCTTCAAATATTTCTATTACTGAATTGAAAAATAGCATAAATTTGTTAG tgcTAAGGACTACAAGTACAGAGCAGAAGTACCTTTTTAATGGAGATAATACGGAATCTTCAAATGGAGCTTATGATGCAGCTGGAGCAGTGTTTGACTATCGAAGAATCGATGGTCTTCAAGACGGTGAGGGAGTAACAGAATGGATAACTTGCACAGGACCCATAAGGGAAATGTTAGAACTTATG GTCTATTCTAGAGATGTGAATCCTGGAATCAAGTACGAATACCTTTTGCCAATAGGCTCCGATTCCGAAGAAAATGAGGTTTCTGTGGAAAGCGATATGAATATGAAATCTGGCAACGAAGCAGACGCTGTACCCGGCCGTCCAACACGAAAGCGTAAATTTAATTGGAAAGTTGTGGGTTTCAGCCCATGCAGTAAGTCTTGTGGCGGTGGAACTCAAATACCTGTAATTCGATGCGCTCGCGAGAATCCAACTAGATATTTCTCACAACGTCGTTGTAGTCATTCAGAAAAGCCGGTTTTAAACGAGAATCTCCTACGATGTAACACCCAGCCGTGTCCGGCGTTTTGGAGATTGGAAGAATGGGGTGATTGCAAATGCCAACAGGGTGAAGGTATTCGACAACGCGAAATAGGTTGTGTTCAAGAATTGGCGACCGGTATAGTGATTCAAGTGAATAATGTTGCCTGTTTGGAGGAAGAACCACAAACTAAAAAACCTTGTGACTGTCCGAAAATGAGTCGACGAAGAAATCACCATCGGCACAGGCTATACAACGGTCGTCTTCAGAATCCATTATCAGGAAATTTGACGGTGCCAAATAACCAAAAAGTGATAGTTGCCGATAAAGACAAGGCCGGAATTTGGTTGTTCTCAGATTGGAATAATCATTGTTCGGCATCTTGTGGACCAGGAATTGAATACCGCTCAATCTATTGTGATCGCTCAAAATCGAATACTGAGAGATGTGACTTCAGATTTACACCTGATACAACTAGGCCCTGTGAAAACGAAATTGAGTGCGTGATGGGGGAATGGTTTGCTGGACCCTGGTCAAATTGCACTGGTAGCTGTTTTAATTTAACGAAATCTAGACAAGTGCTTTGTATACAAAATCAGCTCATAGTTGATAATGAGGATTGTAAGGCGGAACTTAAGCCTGAATCAACGCAGAAGTGCAGTCTTGGTGATGTTGAGTATTGTTCTGCCAAGTGGCATTATTCAGAGTGGAGTGAG TGTACAAAATCTTGCGATGGCGGAACTCAAAGACGCAGTGTGAAATGCCTTGAAGTCAACGAGACCGAAAATACCCTTACAGAATCCATTAAATGTCGTTACTCTAAAAGGGAGCCAATATATCGCAGTTGTAATACATTTGCATGCAGTG AGCCTCGAGTAGATCTCATACAAAATGACATTGCTCCAACGTGTATTGATGAATTCAATGACTGCCATCTGGCGGTAAAGGCCAAACTATGCAGCTACGaatattatcaacaaaattgttgttattcATGTGGAGCAGTACCAGCATAA